In one window of Calypte anna isolate BGI_N300 chromosome 1, bCalAnn1_v1.p, whole genome shotgun sequence DNA:
- the DESI1 gene encoding desumoylating isopeptidase 1 isoform X2, protein MRRGSVALSVPLVTSRPVPRDRRCPLPFPHRFPAPGGCLPGLRVPPGGRVPILMEEPLALHPVKLYVYDLSKGMARRLSPLMLGKQLDGIWHTSIIVHKDEFFYGSGGISSCAPGGTLLGPPDTVVDLGNTEVTEEIFLEYLSSLGESMFRGESYNLFEHNCNTFSNEVAQFLTGRKIPSYITDLPSEVLATPFGQALRPLLDSIQIQPPGGNTFSRHNGQS, encoded by the exons ATGCGCAGAGGCAGCGTCGCCCTTTCCGTTCCGCTTGTCACCTCACGGCCGGTGCCGCGGGACCGGCGTtgccctctccccttcccccaccGCTTCCCGGCGCCCGGCGGCTGCCTGCCAGGGCTCCGGGTGCCGCCCGGCGGCCGTGTCCCAATCCTCATGGAGGAGCCTCTGGCCCTGCACCCTGTGAAGCTCTATGTGTACGACCTGTCCAAGGGCATGGCCCGGCGCCTTAGCCCCCTCATGCTGG GGAAACAGCTGGATGGCATCTG GCACACCTCCATAATAGTCCATAAGGATGAGTTCTTCTATGGCAGTGGAGGCATCTCCAGCTGTGCACCT GGAGGGACACTTCTTGGCCCCCCGGACACAGTTGTTGACCTGGGGAACACTGAAgtcacagaagaaatttttctggAATATCTTTCCTCTTTGGGGGAATCTATGTTCCG AGGAGAGTCTTACAATCTCTTTGAACATAACTGCAACACCTTCAGTAATGAAGTGGCACAGTTcttgacaggaagaaaaatccctTCCTACATCACTGACCTTCCATCTGAAGTTCTTGCTAC ACCCTTTGGACAAGCTTTAAGGCCCCTCCTGGACTCCATCCAGATTCAGCCACCTGGAGGAAATACCTTCAGCAGACATAATGGACAGAGCTAA
- the DESI1 gene encoding desumoylating isopeptidase 1 isoform X1, with protein MRRGSVALSVPLVTSRPVPRDRRCPLPFPHRFPAPGGCLPGLRVPPGGRVPILMEEPLALHPVKLYVYDLSKGMARRLSPLMLGLIMTESWFYPGGRTHEELWLLQRKQLDGIWHTSIIVHKDEFFYGSGGISSCAPGGTLLGPPDTVVDLGNTEVTEEIFLEYLSSLGESMFRGESYNLFEHNCNTFSNEVAQFLTGRKIPSYITDLPSEVLATPFGQALRPLLDSIQIQPPGGNTFSRHNGQS; from the exons ATGCGCAGAGGCAGCGTCGCCCTTTCCGTTCCGCTTGTCACCTCACGGCCGGTGCCGCGGGACCGGCGTtgccctctccccttcccccaccGCTTCCCGGCGCCCGGCGGCTGCCTGCCAGGGCTCCGGGTGCCGCCCGGCGGCCGTGTCCCAATCCTCATGGAGGAGCCTCTGGCCCTGCACCCTGTGAAGCTCTATGTGTACGACCTGTCCAAGGGCATGGCCCGGCGCCTTAGCCCCCTCATGCTGG GCCTGATAATGACAGAAAGCTGGTTTTACCCTGGAGGGAGGACTCATGAAGAACTATGGCTTCTTCAAA GGAAACAGCTGGATGGCATCTG GCACACCTCCATAATAGTCCATAAGGATGAGTTCTTCTATGGCAGTGGAGGCATCTCCAGCTGTGCACCT GGAGGGACACTTCTTGGCCCCCCGGACACAGTTGTTGACCTGGGGAACACTGAAgtcacagaagaaatttttctggAATATCTTTCCTCTTTGGGGGAATCTATGTTCCG AGGAGAGTCTTACAATCTCTTTGAACATAACTGCAACACCTTCAGTAATGAAGTGGCACAGTTcttgacaggaagaaaaatccctTCCTACATCACTGACCTTCCATCTGAAGTTCTTGCTAC ACCCTTTGGACAAGCTTTAAGGCCCCTCCTGGACTCCATCCAGATTCAGCCACCTGGAGGAAATACCTTCAGCAGACATAATGGACAGAGCTAA
- the DESI1 gene encoding desumoylating isopeptidase 1 isoform X3, with translation MRRGSVALSVPLVTSRPVPRDRRCPLPFPHRFPAPGGCLPGLRVPPGGRVPILMEEPLALHPVKLYVYDLSKGMARRLSPLMLGLIMTESWFYPGGRTHEELWLLQRKQLDGIWHTSIIVHKDEFFYGSGGISSCAPDLTSPSKKKKHCIKSVMQRDVIFHPDSTEFEGELMSVFYLFALQFFVGKKVLR, from the exons ATGCGCAGAGGCAGCGTCGCCCTTTCCGTTCCGCTTGTCACCTCACGGCCGGTGCCGCGGGACCGGCGTtgccctctccccttcccccaccGCTTCCCGGCGCCCGGCGGCTGCCTGCCAGGGCTCCGGGTGCCGCCCGGCGGCCGTGTCCCAATCCTCATGGAGGAGCCTCTGGCCCTGCACCCTGTGAAGCTCTATGTGTACGACCTGTCCAAGGGCATGGCCCGGCGCCTTAGCCCCCTCATGCTGG GCCTGATAATGACAGAAAGCTGGTTTTACCCTGGAGGGAGGACTCATGAAGAACTATGGCTTCTTCAAA GGAAACAGCTGGATGGCATCTG GCACACCTCCATAATAGTCCATAAGGATGAGTTCTTCTATGGCAGTGGAGGCATCTCCAGCTGTGCACCT GACTTGACCTcaccctccaaaaaaaaaaaacattgtataAAGTCAGTGATGCAGAGAGATGTCATTTTCCACCCTGATTCAACTGAATTTGAGGGTGAATTGATGTCTGTATTTTATCTATTTGCCTTACAATTCTTTGTGGGCAAAAAAGTGCTAAGGTAA